The Oncorhynchus mykiss isolate Arlee chromosome 28, USDA_OmykA_1.1, whole genome shotgun sequence genome includes a window with the following:
- the LOC110508278 gene encoding aquaporin-4-like: MVAFKGIWTKDFWRAVSAEYLASLIFVLLSLGSTINWASESDNPPPADLVLISLCFGLAIATMVQCFGHISGSHVNPAVTAAMVVTRKLSLAKGVFYLAAQCLGITGAGLLYLVTPVSVRGGLGVTLVNPKLNMGQALLVELLITFELVFTVFATCDPKRSDLNDLVGLAIGVAVTVGHLFAIPYTGASMNPARSFGPAVATMNFENHWVYWVGPILGGIMAAALYEYLFCPDPELERMLRDVFQKVPASRKYREVKGNGVYQGEPDDLITKPPSIHHIDLEKDIFRDLTGEVLSFV; encoded by the exons ATGGTGGCATTCAAAGGAATCTGGACCAAGGACTTCTGGAGAGCTGTGTCAGCCGAGTACCTAGCTTCCCTGATCTTCGTCCTCCTCAGCCTGGGCTCCACCATCAACTGGGCATCTGAGTCGGACAACCCTCCCCCCGCAGACCTGGTCCTCATCTCGCTGTGCTTTGGCCTGGCCATCGCCACCATGGTGCAATGCTTCGGACACATCAGTGGCAGTCACGTCAACCCGGCGGTCACAGCAGCCATGGTGGTGACCAGGAAGCTGAGCCTGGCCAAGGGTGTCTTCTACCTGGCTGCCCAGTGCCTGGGGATCACTGGGGCAGGGCTCCTCTACCTGGTGACACCAGTGTCTGTCAGAGGGGGCCTTGGAGTGACTCTG GTGAACCCTAAGCTCAACATGGGCCAAGCCCTGTTGGTGGAGCTCCTGATCACCTTCGAGCTGGTCTTCACCGTGTTCGCCACCTGCGACCCCAAACGCTCTGACCTTAACGACTTGGTTGGCCTCGCCATTGGAGTCGCTGTAACCGTCGGCCATCTGTTCGCG ATCCCATACACAGGAGCCAGTATGAACCCCGCTCGCTCCTTTGGGCCTGCAGTCGCCACCATGAATTTTGAAAACCACTGG GTGTACTGGGTTGGTCCAATCCTGGGTGGCATCATGGCGGCTGCCCTCTATGAATACCTGTTCTGCCCGGACCCTGAGCTTGAGAGGATGCTCCGGGACGTCTTCCAGAAGGTTCCAGCATCGAGGAAGTACAGGGAGGTGAAGGGCAACGGCGTGTACCAGGGGGAACCAGATGACCTGATCACCAAGCCACCGTCCATCCACCACATTGACCTGGAGAAGGATATTTTCCGGGACTTGACAGGCGAGGTGCTGTCATTCGTATGA